A single window of Flavobacterium aestivum DNA harbors:
- a CDS encoding DUF4294 domain-containing protein, translated as MKLFKITVFFLFASFAIQAQEIKKDTVQMGYVLTEADTIFGDTIALPEIVIERHKMSDEDKKQFLLLQKRVYVTYPYARVAAERLTALNRGMQKFTNNKDKKRYFKIVEDYLSNEFEAKLKKLSKKQGQILVKLIDRQTGSTTYELIKNLKSGWKAFWSNTTASMFDIDLKLKYQPFEVNEDYLIETILVRGFESGRLRKQEAAQPIDYDKLSDSWSEKANKTN; from the coding sequence ATGAAGCTTTTTAAAATTACTGTATTCTTTCTTTTTGCATCATTCGCAATTCAAGCTCAAGAAATAAAAAAAGACACCGTACAAATGGGGTATGTGCTAACAGAAGCAGACACCATATTTGGTGATACTATTGCCTTACCAGAAATAGTAATTGAAAGACATAAAATGAGCGATGAAGATAAGAAACAGTTTTTGTTGCTACAAAAAAGAGTTTATGTTACTTACCCTTATGCCAGAGTTGCCGCAGAAAGATTAACTGCGTTAAATAGAGGCATGCAAAAGTTTACTAATAACAAAGACAAAAAAAGATATTTTAAAATTGTTGAAGACTACTTAAGTAATGAATTCGAAGCCAAATTAAAAAAACTCTCCAAAAAGCAAGGACAAATCTTAGTTAAGTTAATTGACAGGCAAACCGGAAGTACAACCTATGAATTAATAAAGAATTTGAAAAGTGGCTGGAAGGCATTTTGGTCCAATACTACGGCGAGTATGTTTGATATAGATTTAAAGTTAAAGTATCAGCCATTCGAAGTTAATGAAGATTATTTAATAGAGACAATATTGGTCAGAGGATTTGAATCCGGCCGATTGAGAAAACAGGAGGCAGCTCAGCCTATAGATTATGACAAGTTATCTGATTCTTGGTCAGAAAAAGCAAATAAGACAAATTAG